In a single window of the Pontibacter russatus genome:
- a CDS encoding transposase translates to MFTTFKNAARQAEVLSQALFFSYRLEGFLSPFLARLDELLDRRLVYTFQNLCRALVRHRSRSTGLLLSELGGVVLSPDKAPAGTKRLSNLLRSKKWSAQLITDYLSQEAQTYVEQLLEAERELPLLLWDESVQEKCESLQSEGLCAVRSVKAKRQLRIKKGYYDPPTREPVHVPGFRWVGLLCCGLWQAPRIARFAWWSSRGKEATSLEQVKLTLLLWARQTFGQAVLHVFDRGYASSKWLGLLLGRHDRFLLRWPSRYKLVDGRGLLKNAYRFSVGRKATSSRVVRDMVRKITYRRSLLWQPCLHPDYDQPLTLLICRPGKKGRQPWYLLTSEEVRSDRQAWRLVFAYARRWQVEQAFRFNKSEMGMESCRLWFWSSRMKLLQVVTLVYAFLLSLLDKELREAVSHLLRQGCHRTGKRCRKTPTPLYRIRLALANLWNLLYLSLQTPG, encoded by the coding sequence ATGTTTACTACTTTCAAAAACGCAGCACGCCAAGCCGAGGTTCTCTCCCAGGCTCTGTTTTTCTCCTACCGCCTCGAAGGATTTCTTTCTCCTTTCCTTGCCAGGCTCGATGAGCTGCTGGACCGCCGCCTGGTCTACACTTTCCAGAACCTATGCCGGGCGCTGGTGCGCCACCGCAGCCGCTCCACCGGTCTGCTTCTAAGCGAGCTGGGTGGGGTTGTGCTCTCGCCCGACAAAGCCCCGGCGGGCACCAAGCGCCTGTCTAACCTGCTGCGCAGTAAGAAGTGGTCTGCCCAACTCATCACCGACTACCTGAGTCAAGAGGCCCAAACATACGTAGAGCAGCTGCTGGAAGCGGAACGTGAGCTGCCCCTGCTTTTGTGGGACGAGAGCGTGCAGGAAAAGTGCGAAAGCCTCCAAAGCGAGGGCTTATGCGCCGTGCGCAGCGTCAAAGCTAAACGGCAACTCAGAATCAAGAAGGGCTATTATGATCCCCCCACCCGGGAGCCGGTGCACGTGCCAGGCTTTCGGTGGGTGGGCCTCTTGTGCTGCGGCCTGTGGCAGGCTCCACGCATCGCCCGCTTTGCCTGGTGGAGTAGCCGGGGCAAAGAGGCCACCTCCCTGGAGCAGGTGAAGCTCACGCTGCTCTTGTGGGCCCGCCAGACCTTCGGCCAGGCCGTGCTGCACGTCTTTGACCGCGGCTATGCCTCCTCTAAGTGGCTGGGGCTGCTTTTAGGCCGCCACGACCGCTTCCTCTTGCGCTGGCCCTCCAGGTATAAGCTCGTGGATGGGCGTGGGCTTCTAAAGAATGCCTACCGCTTTTCGGTCGGCCGCAAAGCCACCTCCTCAAGAGTAGTAAGGGACATGGTCCGAAAGATCACTTACCGGCGCAGCCTCTTGTGGCAGCCCTGCCTGCACCCGGACTATGACCAGCCGCTCACGCTCCTGATCTGCCGGCCAGGTAAGAAAGGCCGCCAACCCTGGTATTTGCTCACCAGTGAAGAAGTCAGGAGTGATCGCCAGGCCTGGCGCCTGGTCTTTGCTTACGCCAGAAGGTGGCAGGTGGAGCAGGCCTTCCGCTTCAACAAATCAGAAATGGGCATGGAGTCGTGCCGGCTTTGGTTCTGGTCGAGCCGCATGAAGCTCTTGCAGGTGGTCACCCTGGTGTATGCTTTTCTGCTCTCGCTGCTGGATAAAGAGCTGCGGGAGGCGGTCTCCCATCTCCTTAGGCAGGGCTGCCATAGAACAGGAAAGCGGTGCAGGAAAACTCCTACACCGCTTTACCGTATCCGGCTGGCACTGGCCAACCTCTGGAATCTACTCTATCTATCCCTGCAAACTCCGGGATGA
- the hmpA gene encoding NO-inducible flavohemoprotein yields MTKEQKELIKTTVPILREHGVALTTHFYSRMFQYNPELKNVFNMGNQGSGKQQLSLAMAVLAYAENIEDPAVLTAAVNRIGHKHVSLDIRPEHYAIVGKHLIASIGEVLGEGATPELLEAWTVAYQQLADLMTGLEKNLYSEAVAKDGGWTGWRPFLVKQKTQESEEITSFYLYPADGGRVADFLPGQYISVRLFLPELNLFQPRQYSLSSAPNGEFYRISVKKEKGHSKHPNGMISNRLHDAVREGDVLEVAPPAGDFTLDTEKQTPVVFISGGVGQTPLLSMLEYMASTESDREIIWVHGCRNRSVHAFREPVTTLEARHGKLKKHIFYDSLDKEMQVEGLYEGVVELNRLKDQAVLQDADYYVCGPGGFIKKQFRDLAAMGVPETAIHYEEFGPAHLVLS; encoded by the coding sequence ATGACGAAGGAGCAAAAAGAATTGATTAAGACAACAGTGCCGATACTGCGGGAGCATGGTGTGGCCTTGACTACTCATTTTTACAGCCGCATGTTCCAGTACAATCCCGAACTGAAGAATGTGTTCAATATGGGCAACCAGGGGAGCGGCAAACAGCAGCTTTCGCTGGCCATGGCCGTGCTGGCCTATGCGGAAAATATTGAGGACCCAGCTGTCCTGACCGCTGCCGTTAACAGAATTGGCCACAAGCACGTGAGTCTGGACATCCGCCCGGAGCACTACGCCATCGTAGGCAAGCATCTGATAGCCTCTATCGGCGAGGTGTTGGGCGAGGGTGCCACCCCCGAGCTGCTGGAGGCATGGACGGTGGCCTATCAGCAGCTGGCCGATCTGATGACGGGCCTGGAGAAGAACCTTTACAGCGAGGCGGTGGCAAAGGATGGGGGCTGGACAGGATGGCGCCCTTTCCTGGTGAAGCAGAAGACGCAGGAGTCGGAGGAGATCACCTCCTTCTACCTTTACCCCGCCGACGGCGGCAGAGTGGCTGATTTTTTACCGGGCCAGTACATCAGCGTCCGGTTGTTTCTGCCGGAGCTGAACCTGTTCCAACCCCGCCAGTACAGCCTTTCGAGCGCGCCGAATGGCGAGTTTTACCGCATTTCGGTAAAAAAGGAGAAAGGGCACAGCAAGCACCCCAACGGCATGATCAGCAACAGGCTGCACGATGCGGTGCGGGAGGGCGATGTGCTTGAGGTGGCACCTCCGGCCGGAGACTTCACCCTGGACACAGAGAAGCAGACCCCGGTGGTGTTCATCAGCGGAGGCGTGGGGCAGACACCCTTGCTGAGCATGCTGGAGTACATGGCCAGTACGGAAAGCGACAGGGAGATCATCTGGGTGCATGGCTGCCGTAACCGGAGTGTGCATGCCTTCAGAGAGCCAGTCACAACCCTGGAGGCAAGGCACGGAAAACTGAAGAAGCATATTTTTTATGACTCGCTGGATAAAGAGATGCAGGTGGAAGGATTGTATGAGGGGGTAGTGGAGTTGAACAGGCTGAAGGATCAGGCTGTGCTGCAGGATGCTGATTATTACGTGTGCGGCCCCGGGGGCTTCATCAAAAAGCAGTTCAGGGACCTTGCCGCCATGGGTGTTCCTGAAACAGCCATTCATTACGAGGAGTTTGGCCCCGCCCACCTGGTGCTCTCCTGA
- a CDS encoding glycoside hydrolase family 16 protein — protein sequence MEYKRFLLLLLVGLAACSKSQLAFQPASGPPSAREGYTLVWNEEFATDGKPDSASWSYVHGFVRNNELQWYQPENAVVRDGMLVITGKREKVSNEFYQPASTDWRKSTPSAGYTSASINTKGKKTFQYGIIEVRARIDTAMGMWPAIWTLGVAGSWPANGETDIMEYYRVEGEPTVLANAAWAHAQKRAAWDERKVPFSHFLEKDPEWPEKFHVWKMDWTAAYIRLYLDGELLNEVDLSHTINPDGTNPFHQPHYILLNLAIGSNGGTPAATAFPKKYEVDYVRVYQRK from the coding sequence ATGGAATATAAGCGTTTCCTCCTCCTGCTTCTTGTGGGGCTTGCAGCCTGCAGTAAAAGCCAGCTGGCATTTCAGCCTGCCTCCGGCCCGCCATCCGCCAGGGAAGGCTATACCCTGGTGTGGAACGAGGAGTTTGCTACGGATGGGAAGCCGGACAGCGCCAGTTGGTCCTATGTGCACGGCTTTGTGCGGAACAACGAACTGCAGTGGTACCAGCCAGAGAACGCGGTGGTCCGGGACGGGATGCTGGTAATTACCGGGAAGCGGGAAAAGGTCAGCAATGAGTTTTACCAGCCAGCCAGCACAGACTGGAGAAAAAGCACGCCCTCTGCCGGGTACACCTCTGCCAGCATCAATACCAAAGGGAAGAAGACCTTTCAGTATGGCATCATCGAAGTCAGGGCCAGGATAGACACCGCCATGGGCATGTGGCCGGCCATCTGGACCCTGGGCGTGGCCGGGAGCTGGCCTGCCAACGGGGAAACAGACATCATGGAATATTACCGCGTGGAGGGCGAGCCGACCGTACTGGCGAATGCCGCCTGGGCGCATGCGCAAAAGCGGGCCGCCTGGGACGAGCGGAAAGTCCCTTTCTCCCATTTCCTCGAAAAGGACCCCGAATGGCCGGAGAAATTCCATGTCTGGAAGATGGACTGGACAGCGGCATACATCAGGCTTTACCTGGACGGCGAGTTGCTGAACGAGGTAGATTTAAGCCATACGATAAACCCGGACGGAACCAATCCCTTTCACCAGCCGCATTATATCCTCCTGAACCTTGCCATCGGCTCGAACGGGGGCACTCCCGCCGCAACTGCCTTCCCAAAGAAGTATGAGGTAGACTATGTGCGGGTTTACCAGAGAAAATAA
- a CDS encoding glycoside hydrolase family 43 protein, producing the protein MMKLSHILVMLLWVGAPAIAQQLKAHTSFKPGQIWTDTDGKHINAHGGGVLYHKGRYYWFGEHKVGGRDGNKAMVGVSCYSSADLYNWKNEGIALPVAAENSGADIEKGAVIERPKVIYNKKTKQFVMWFHLELKGQGYNAARTAVAVSDKVTGPYTYLRSLRPHPGVWPQNATNSHKTEPIAVADKDPEWEQKVAAGAFLQRDFEGGQMSRDMTLFVDEDGTAYHIASSEENRTLHISKLTDDYLEFTDEYVRVFPGGRNEAPAIFKKNGNYYMITSGLTGWAPNAARSAVSDNMMAGWKELGNPVRGTEGQKSTTFESQSTFILPVQGKKDMFIFMADRWRPENPIDGRYIWLPLQFEDGKPVLGWQEEWTLNSGDKKRGKSPNSSE; encoded by the coding sequence ATGATGAAGCTGAGCCATATACTGGTCATGCTGCTTTGGGTAGGTGCGCCGGCCATCGCCCAACAGCTAAAAGCGCACACCTCGTTCAAGCCGGGCCAAATCTGGACCGACACCGACGGCAAGCACATCAATGCCCACGGCGGTGGCGTCCTGTACCACAAAGGCCGGTACTATTGGTTTGGCGAACACAAAGTAGGGGGGCGGGACGGAAACAAGGCCATGGTTGGCGTTAGCTGCTATTCCTCAGCGGACCTGTACAACTGGAAAAACGAGGGCATCGCGCTTCCGGTTGCGGCCGAGAACAGCGGTGCAGACATAGAAAAGGGAGCTGTGATAGAGCGGCCGAAGGTGATTTACAACAAAAAGACAAAGCAATTTGTAATGTGGTTTCACTTGGAGCTGAAAGGCCAGGGCTACAATGCCGCCCGCACGGCTGTCGCGGTTTCCGATAAAGTAACAGGCCCCTATACCTATCTTAGAAGTTTGCGCCCGCACCCGGGCGTATGGCCGCAGAACGCCACCAACTCGCACAAAACAGAGCCCATCGCAGTCGCTGACAAGGACCCGGAGTGGGAGCAGAAAGTGGCCGCCGGCGCGTTTCTGCAGCGGGATTTTGAAGGTGGGCAGATGTCCAGGGACATGACGCTCTTTGTGGATGAGGACGGCACCGCCTACCATATCGCCTCCTCCGAAGAGAACAGGACCCTCCATATCAGCAAACTGACAGACGATTACCTGGAATTTACGGATGAGTACGTCCGGGTATTCCCGGGGGGGAGAAATGAGGCGCCCGCAATTTTTAAAAAAAACGGCAACTACTACATGATTACCTCGGGCCTGACGGGATGGGCGCCTAATGCGGCGCGCTCAGCCGTGAGCGACAACATGATGGCGGGGTGGAAAGAACTGGGCAACCCTGTCCGGGGAACCGAGGGACAGAAGAGCACGACATTCGAGTCGCAGAGCACGTTTATCCTTCCGGTGCAGGGGAAGAAAGACATGTTTATATTTATGGCCGACAGGTGGCGGCCTGAGAACCCGATAGACGGACGCTATATATGGCTGCCTCTCCAGTTTGAGGATGGCAAGCCGGTGCTGGGGTGGCAGGAGGAGTGGACGCTAAACTCCGGAGACAAGAAGAGAGGCAAATCTCCCAACTCATCCGAATAG
- a CDS encoding nitrilase family protein, protein MRTLKVAVAQFEPKDGDKAYNLSVIEALTAKAKERGAEVISFHELSITAYTFLKNLTREEVVALAENVPDGLSTRHLIRLARQYDIAILAGLVEIEDDKLYNTYICVDKNGFIAKHRKIHPFISPYLEAGSAYTVFELKGWKCGILICYDNNVVENVRATALLGAEVIFAPHVTMCTPSAMPGRGYVADKLWQARHTDPVPLRLEFDGPKGSRWLMRWLPARAYDNGVYYVFTNPIGYDGEHLKNGNALILDPYGEVLTEIKSFENEISIATLTEDKLTLAGGHRYRNARRPELYREILGADHRSETKPIWLQGKAPEPGKS, encoded by the coding sequence ATGAGAACACTGAAAGTAGCAGTCGCCCAATTCGAGCCAAAAGACGGCGACAAGGCCTATAACCTGTCCGTGATAGAGGCGCTGACGGCAAAAGCGAAGGAGCGCGGCGCCGAGGTCATCAGTTTCCACGAGCTCTCCATCACCGCCTATACTTTTCTGAAGAACCTGACGCGGGAGGAAGTGGTGGCGCTCGCTGAAAACGTGCCCGACGGTCTGAGCACCCGGCACCTCATCCGGCTGGCCCGGCAGTACGATATCGCCATATTGGCAGGTCTGGTGGAGATCGAAGACGACAAACTCTACAACACCTATATATGCGTCGATAAAAACGGCTTTATCGCCAAACACCGCAAAATCCATCCGTTCATCAGCCCCTACCTGGAGGCAGGCTCTGCCTATACCGTGTTCGAACTGAAGGGCTGGAAATGCGGCATCCTCATCTGCTACGATAATAATGTGGTGGAGAACGTGCGGGCCACCGCGCTCCTGGGGGCGGAGGTTATCTTTGCCCCGCACGTCACGATGTGTACGCCCTCGGCCATGCCGGGCCGCGGCTACGTGGCCGACAAACTGTGGCAGGCCAGGCACACCGACCCGGTGCCGCTCCGGCTCGAGTTCGACGGGCCGAAAGGCAGCAGGTGGCTGATGCGCTGGCTCCCGGCCCGCGCCTACGACAACGGCGTGTACTACGTCTTCACCAACCCAATCGGGTACGACGGCGAGCACCTCAAAAACGGCAACGCCCTCATCCTCGACCCCTACGGCGAGGTGCTGACGGAGATAAAAAGCTTCGAAAACGAAATCAGCATCGCCACGCTCACCGAAGACAAACTGACCCTTGCCGGCGGCCACCGCTACCGCAACGCCCGCAGACCGGAGCTGTACAGGGAGATTCTGGGGGCAGACCACCGCTCCGAAACCAAACCCATCTGGCTGCAGGGCAAAGCGCCGGAGCCGGGTAAATCCTGA
- a CDS encoding DapH/DapD/GlmU-related protein encodes MNLYINDYIAGFSATFATQHDALPWEVVRNVPLILEEMLRHLGNDYMVENGVAIHQSATVEKSVVLKAPVIISEHCFIGANAYLRGGVFLGRGTTVGTGCEIKTSLVLHQSAIAHFNFVGDSLIGSNVNFEAGSIVANHFNERADKQIRVMVNGEVIETGVTKFGALVGDACKIGANAVLSPGTVLAKGTVVKRLELVEQLPLGKS; translated from the coding sequence ATGAATTTATATATAAACGATTATATCGCCGGCTTCTCCGCCACCTTTGCCACGCAGCACGATGCCCTGCCGTGGGAGGTGGTCCGGAACGTGCCACTCATTTTAGAGGAAATGCTGCGCCATTTAGGCAATGACTATATGGTCGAAAACGGCGTTGCCATTCATCAATCAGCCACGGTGGAGAAAAGCGTCGTGCTGAAAGCACCTGTTATCATATCAGAGCACTGCTTTATCGGAGCCAACGCCTACTTGCGCGGCGGCGTTTTTCTGGGCAGAGGCACCACTGTAGGCACCGGCTGCGAAATTAAAACGAGCCTGGTGCTGCACCAAAGCGCCATCGCGCATTTCAACTTCGTGGGCGACAGCCTGATTGGCAGCAACGTTAATTTTGAGGCGGGCTCCATCGTAGCCAATCACTTCAACGAGCGGGCAGACAAGCAAATCCGGGTGATGGTAAACGGAGAAGTCATTGAAACGGGCGTCACGAAATTCGGTGCCCTGGTAGGCGATGCCTGTAAAATCGGGGCAAACGCGGTGCTCTCGCCGGGCACTGTTTTGGCCAAAGGCACTGTGGTGAAACGCCTGGAACTGGTGGAGCAACTTCCGCTGGGCAAAAGTTAG
- a CDS encoding carbohydrate binding family 9 domain-containing protein — protein MIKEYCLLCLLGLLWLPALAQKKNEAYRLPIHKTTLPVHIDGVMDEAAWQDAAVAGDFFMVLPMDTSKARVRTEVRMTYDDQNLYLIAHCYKAVPGTYFVESLRRDFEFGKNDNFLLFMDPFDDQTNGFSFGANAAGAQWDGTMYGGGSVDLNWDNKWVSVVKNDPEKWVLEMAIPFTTIRYKKGITEWGINFSRNDLSTTEKSSWAPVPRQFPTASLAYSGVLVWDQPPPATGANVSVIPYVLGGVFKNHEAEKPPVYQKKAGADVKIGITSALNLDLTINPDFSQVEVDRQVTNLDRFELFFPERRQFFLENGDLFGNFGNTTIRPFFSRRIGLGVPIRAGARLSGKLNKDWRIGVMDMQTGPVEETGLPAQNFAIATLQRRVFARSSIGFLFVNKESLDYHPKQDTLQPTYSQYNRNIGLEYNLASSNNVWTGKAFVLKSFSPGKSGDDLVQAANLEYRSRHWTVQLQEEYVGENYTAEVGYVPRNNYFKINPVVSRLFFPRGGPVLSHGPKASLTYFFDNALNRTDNLNLLFYTLTFRTQSTFTVGLVDEYVHLLQPFDPTNMGRDTLARGTKHHWNAWRTEFVSKPQSVFTYAFNTRYGKYYENGTWLNLAGEAGYRFQPYVSVLASASYNDIRLPESWGDTKFWLVGSRVNVTMTNKLFFSTFLQYNEQTNNLNINTRFQWRYQPASDLYIVYTDNYFPAPFSIRSRALVLKLTYWWNR, from the coding sequence ATGATAAAAGAATACTGTCTGCTGTGCTTGCTGGGGCTCCTCTGGCTGCCGGCGCTGGCGCAAAAGAAGAACGAGGCGTACCGGTTGCCTATCCACAAAACCACGTTGCCGGTACATATAGACGGGGTGATGGACGAGGCAGCCTGGCAGGATGCGGCGGTGGCCGGCGATTTTTTTATGGTGCTGCCCATGGACACCAGCAAGGCCCGGGTGCGCACCGAGGTCCGGATGACCTACGACGATCAAAACCTGTACCTGATTGCCCATTGTTACAAGGCCGTGCCGGGCACTTACTTTGTGGAGTCGCTGCGCCGCGACTTTGAGTTTGGCAAAAACGACAATTTCCTGCTTTTCATGGACCCGTTTGATGACCAGACGAACGGATTTTCTTTTGGCGCCAACGCCGCCGGTGCGCAATGGGACGGCACCATGTACGGCGGCGGCAGCGTGGACCTGAACTGGGACAACAAATGGGTGTCGGTAGTGAAGAACGACCCGGAGAAATGGGTGCTGGAAATGGCGATACCCTTCACCACCATCCGCTACAAAAAAGGCATCACGGAGTGGGGAATCAACTTCAGCCGCAACGACCTCAGCACCACCGAAAAATCAAGCTGGGCGCCGGTGCCCCGGCAATTTCCCACCGCCTCTTTGGCTTATTCCGGCGTGCTGGTCTGGGACCAGCCTCCTCCGGCTACGGGGGCAAACGTGTCGGTGATTCCGTATGTGCTGGGCGGCGTATTTAAAAACCATGAAGCGGAAAAGCCGCCGGTCTATCAGAAAAAGGCAGGCGCGGACGTCAAGATCGGCATTACCTCTGCGCTGAACCTCGACCTGACCATCAACCCGGATTTCTCGCAGGTGGAAGTGGACCGGCAGGTGACCAACCTCGACCGCTTTGAGCTGTTTTTCCCGGAGCGGCGGCAGTTCTTCCTGGAGAACGGCGACCTGTTCGGCAATTTCGGCAACACCACCATCCGCCCTTTCTTTTCCCGCCGCATCGGCCTCGGCGTGCCGATTCGGGCGGGTGCCCGGCTCAGCGGCAAGCTCAACAAAGACTGGCGCATCGGGGTAATGGACATGCAGACTGGCCCCGTGGAGGAGACGGGTTTGCCGGCGCAGAACTTCGCCATCGCCACGCTGCAGCGTCGGGTGTTTGCCCGCTCCAGCATCGGTTTCCTCTTCGTGAACAAGGAGTCGTTGGATTACCACCCGAAGCAGGACACGCTGCAGCCAACCTACTCCCAATATAACCGCAACATCGGGCTGGAATATAACCTGGCCTCCTCCAACAACGTGTGGACGGGGAAAGCCTTTGTGCTCAAGTCTTTTTCGCCTGGAAAATCGGGGGACGACCTGGTGCAGGCGGCCAACCTGGAATACAGGAGCCGCCATTGGACGGTGCAGTTGCAGGAAGAGTATGTAGGGGAGAATTATACGGCCGAGGTTGGGTATGTGCCCCGCAACAACTACTTCAAAATTAACCCGGTGGTCAGCCGCCTGTTCTTCCCGCGCGGCGGCCCCGTCCTGAGCCACGGGCCCAAGGCAAGCCTCACGTATTTCTTTGACAATGCCCTGAACCGGACCGATAACCTGAACCTGTTGTTCTACACGCTTACCTTCCGGACGCAGAGTACGTTTACGGTGGGCCTGGTTGATGAATACGTCCATTTGCTGCAGCCCTTCGACCCGACCAATATGGGGCGGGACACCCTGGCCCGTGGCACGAAGCACCACTGGAATGCCTGGCGGACCGAGTTTGTCTCCAAGCCGCAGAGTGTGTTTACCTATGCCTTTAACACCCGCTATGGCAAGTACTACGAGAATGGGACGTGGCTAAACCTGGCCGGGGAGGCTGGTTACCGCTTTCAGCCTTATGTGAGCGTGCTGGCCAGCGCCAGCTACAACGATATCCGCCTGCCCGAGTCCTGGGGCGACACGAAGTTCTGGCTGGTCGGCTCCCGCGTGAACGTGACGATGACGAACAAGCTGTTCTTCTCTACTTTTCTGCAGTACAACGAGCAGACCAACAACCTCAACATCAATACCCGCTTCCAGTGGCGCTACCAGCCCGCCTCGGATTTATATATCGTCTATACCGACAATTACTTCCCGGCGCCTTTTTCCATCCGTAGCCGGGCCCTGGTGCTGAAGCTGACTTATTGGTGGAACCGGTAG
- a CDS encoding ChbG/HpnK family deacetylase produces the protein MQTASAQKAKGKLPEVLLRIDDIGMNHATNMAIEKLAQTGMPFSASVMFACPWYQETVAILKKYPNADVGVHLTLTAEWKYYRWGPVTGRSAVPSLVDSLGYFFPTGEALQNNNYQLDEIEKELTAQIERALASGVHISYIDPHMGVALSTPELRAITEKLARKYKLGISTLNSNTYFGETYTDMWGVPVETKKQEFMKFIHNLHPTNPNLVIIHIAESSPEMDVLVDMNSKLMNTADGKPKASLHRQTELDMLLSPEFRNLAEKKFTLINYRSLIKAKGLDTMKASGEKL, from the coding sequence ATGCAAACGGCTTCGGCCCAGAAAGCAAAAGGCAAGCTTCCCGAAGTGCTGCTACGGATAGACGATATTGGGATGAACCACGCCACCAACATGGCCATTGAGAAGCTGGCCCAGACGGGCATGCCCTTCTCGGCCTCGGTGATGTTCGCCTGCCCCTGGTACCAGGAAACCGTTGCCATCCTGAAGAAATATCCGAATGCCGACGTGGGCGTACACCTCACCCTGACTGCCGAATGGAAATACTACCGCTGGGGCCCGGTCACCGGCCGCTCCGCCGTTCCCAGCCTCGTAGACAGCCTGGGTTACTTTTTCCCGACCGGCGAGGCGCTGCAGAATAACAATTACCAACTCGATGAGATAGAGAAGGAGCTGACGGCGCAGATAGAGAGGGCGCTGGCCTCGGGTGTGCATATATCCTATATCGATCCGCACATGGGGGTGGCACTGTCAACACCCGAACTCCGGGCCATCACCGAGAAACTTGCCCGGAAGTACAAACTGGGCATCTCTACCTTAAACAGTAACACTTACTTCGGGGAGACATATACCGATATGTGGGGCGTGCCGGTAGAGACGAAAAAACAGGAGTTCATGAAGTTCATCCACAACCTGCACCCGACAAATCCCAACCTGGTCATTATTCATATAGCGGAGTCGAGCCCGGAGATGGACGTGCTGGTGGATATGAACAGCAAACTGATGAACACCGCAGACGGCAAGCCCAAAGCCAGCCTGCACCGGCAAACAGAACTGGATATGCTCCTGTCGCCGGAGTTCCGCAACCTGGCGGAGAAGAAGTTTACCCTGATCAACTACCGCAGCCTGATCAAAGCGAAAGGCCTGGATACAATGAAAGCCTCAGGGGAAAAGCTGTAG
- a CDS encoding acyltransferase family protein: MNKLFTAQAVSPDGLLKPATRQRYLSLDVLRGMTIALMIVVNTPGSWQNVYAPFRHAAWHGFTVTDLVFPTFLFVVGNAMSFSMRKFERQGDGAFLRKVFTRTALIFLIGLFLNAFPFVSRTDTGGLALIDFSDIRIMGVLQRIALCYGIAALVVHYLKVKGAIVFSAIALLAYWAMMYFFGDQPDPYSLEGNAALKFDLLLIPTDNLYGGYGIPFDPEGLLSTLPAIVNVIGGFLAGLYIQRNGNNMGTVFKLALSAAVCIVVALVWDVYFPINKPIWTSSYVVYTIGLDLLVLAVLMLVIEVANYKGWTYFFEVFGRNPLFIYALSGIIIELLGLIPVGDTSLRGWLYDNLYLSWLAGNNASLLFAVSYMLLLWLIGYWMDKKRVYIKV, translated from the coding sequence ATGAATAAACTCTTTACTGCGCAGGCCGTTTCCCCGGATGGCCTTCTGAAGCCCGCGACGCGGCAGCGCTACCTGTCGCTGGACGTGCTGCGGGGCATGACGATTGCCCTGATGATAGTGGTGAACACGCCCGGAAGCTGGCAAAATGTATACGCGCCTTTCCGGCACGCGGCCTGGCACGGGTTCACCGTCACTGACCTGGTTTTCCCGACCTTCCTGTTTGTGGTGGGCAACGCCATGAGCTTCAGCATGCGCAAGTTTGAGAGGCAGGGCGACGGCGCTTTCCTCAGGAAGGTGTTCACCAGAACGGCCCTGATTTTCCTGATCGGCCTTTTCCTGAACGCTTTCCCCTTCGTCTCCCGCACCGACACCGGCGGGCTGGCGCTGATTGATTTCTCCGATATCCGGATAATGGGTGTGCTGCAGCGCATTGCATTGTGCTACGGCATTGCGGCGCTGGTGGTGCATTACCTGAAGGTGAAGGGCGCCATCGTTTTCAGCGCCATTGCTTTGCTTGCCTACTGGGCCATGATGTATTTCTTCGGAGACCAGCCCGACCCTTACAGCCTAGAAGGCAACGCCGCCCTCAAGTTCGACCTGTTGCTGATACCCACCGACAATCTGTATGGGGGCTACGGCATTCCGTTCGATCCGGAGGGGCTGCTGAGCACGCTTCCTGCCATCGTAAACGTCATCGGAGGCTTTCTGGCGGGTTTATATATACAGCGGAACGGCAACAACATGGGCACGGTGTTCAAGCTGGCCTTGTCGGCGGCGGTATGTATTGTGGTGGCGCTCGTCTGGGATGTCTATTTCCCCATCAACAAGCCTATCTGGACGAGCTCATACGTAGTCTATACCATTGGCCTGGACCTGCTGGTGCTGGCCGTGCTGATGCTGGTGATTGAAGTGGCCAACTACAAAGGCTGGACTTATTTCTTCGAGGTGTTCGGCCGGAACCCGCTGTTTATATATGCCCTGTCAGGCATTATAATCGAGTTGCTGGGCCTGATTCCGGTGGGAGACACGAGCCTGAGGGGGTGGCTATATGATAACCTGTACCTGTCGTGGCTGGCCGGCAACAACGCCTCGCTGCTCTTTGCCGTGTCGTATATGCTGCTGCTGTGGCTGATCGGGTACTGGATGGACAAGAAGCGGGTATATATCAAAGTGTAA